CCTGAAAACACTATCTCTTGTATAATCCACATGATTTGTATGTTTCTGCACTAAAACTCACTTATCTATTACCACTAATGGTTTTTTCTGCTTGTATTATCAACCAGTATACAATCTATGACACAGAACTTATAGCATTATGTGGTGAACCCATTTGTGTTAGCACCTTATCCAACCATTGCAAAGGCCCATGTAAATGTGCTTCTATCCAACAAGGTGTAGATGTAACATCTTGCCGATGATATTCTGCACCCCATCCTTTTACAAAAGACATTCTGCAAAacattgtataaaaaaaatgttaaaaacttaatgaaaatatgaaataatgaaaatataagcATACCTGATTGTACACATTTTTGTTAATTCATACACAGCTTCGAATCCATGATTGACACTTTGTGACAATAATTGAGCAAATTcttgattattaaatattttgagCGAGCAACCTGGAGGAATTTTACAAACTGTACTAGGATGGAAACCATGATGATGATTACAATTTCTAGATTGAACGAATATAGCTGAATCTGAAAGGCATTCTGCATAAACTTCTCCACCGACATAATAGAGATGTACTCCTTTTCCAATATGTCTTCTAGTATTTTCAATAGTAGAATTTCGATTTACGTTAGACAATTGGCCCAAGCAAAAACGATCAGAATTATTACTTGGATTCGTAAAACCATCTACTATAATAGAATGAGATTGACAATGAAAAACTTCTCCTACTCTACAGTTTAACTCATAGTATGCAATAGAGGCCCAATACAGTGGTTCTTGATAACACACTGGTGCTACTTCAGCAGGACCACCTGTGTCCATTGCCACCGGATCTGGTGGAGGAGATTGACCAGGTTGTGAACCATCTTCTGGAGGGGAATATGCCGGCGGTGGTGTTTCTGGTAATCCATTTGTACCGTAAGGACTTTGTGGATTCGGCGAAGTAGTACTTCCTGGACTAGGTACAGAGCCAACAGAAGACATAGGAGAAGTTGGATTTACACCAGTGGTAGAACTTGCATTAAAGCCACTGGATGAATAAGATACATTATGTGGCATGGTTGGTTCTGCTAATTGTTGAAATGGTAGTAGAGAATGTCCAGGGGCATATTCTGAATGCCTTGGGACGAGTACTGGTGGAAGCACAGGACTTTCCACTCTCTTGTAATGGTAAGGATTAATGCAAACTTCTTTTTGTTTAGCAGAAAATGGATATTGACACAATTCAAGTGGTTTCAATTCATGATGAGATTGCAAATCTGGCCATCTCCATACTCGACAATAAATTACATGCGGTAGTCCCTTGCGATGAGATACTTGCAATCTACCATCCAAGCTTCTTGGTATCGTTACACACTTGCTTGGTGTGCCAGGACAACTTAAGGCCCGTTCCAATTCCTCTATCgcgccttttcttttctttaatttctttaccaAAGAATCTACTGCTTTCTCTGcccatttctcttcttcgtctcctTGTTTCCAGCCAAGCAATTTTTTCACAGCTGGACtagtgaaagaaaataaactgtTTAGTGAAGACATAGGTCCAGAACTCGATGAACCTTCTTCATCATCcatgtttaaaatatttatatattggttctgtcaatgatttttttaattctctcttCGAACTATGGTCTGTaacagaaaataattgaaacatAGATAGCATAGAATtccttaataaaattttgtaaatatcatGCTTTCCATATTTATTACACCTGACTTTttgctttcattttattcccaATAAAAAAGCTGTTATAAAAGCTTCTCATAATGAATTCGAAACGTATGCTTtagcaaataaaaatatataactaagTGTCAACTCCAAGGGCCATTTTTCCGTGACAATTCATCGTATCGGAAAATAGAAGATTTTTCCAAGAATCgcggaaacgaaagaaaaatattcatagtGAATGTGAAAAGTTAGGTTAGATCTCCGAAATGTTTTCAAGATCACGCtgtcgaaaggaaaaaatagtgTAAAAGTTGAACGCGCGCGCACGAAAACGCATCAGAAATTCACGCTCACGAAACTCGACTTTTGTACTATAATGGGACAAGAAGATTTGAAGTATTTACTTACGTACCACATGCTACCGTTTTAGCATCATTGTTTTTACAAAATCTCTCTCCCATTAAGAGTGACTCGACGCCACGCTTTCGCCATCGCGAAATAACTAAAAGCGCCTACAACCGCGTATCGATTCTTCTCGCGTTCGACTTTAGAGCTTACTTAATGGCGCGATGACGATTCTTACGAATTTGATAATCATCTAAGTAAATTTTATGTCGATACAATATTATCCACTTCGCAGCATTCtcacttttttctccctcccgcCCTTCCAATCATTCTTACTCCCTCCCTcactacttctctctctctctctctctctctctctctctctctctcactcactcactcactcactcactctccctcttcgtttctttcttttccttttctttctatctctcttcctgtcTATTGCTCCCTCGCGCCTATTTACACAGCACGACAAGGGGATTTCTGAGGAAACGAAAAACTCGGAACTTTCACTCGTCAGTGAGTTGGGAGAGTAttgtcgaagaaaaattttatccttACTCACCAAGATTGACTATCGAGATGATTATCGTTGATGTATGTACTCGTCTTCAAAGacttaaaaattacaaattattaatccTTTTGTATCTCGTTTGCGTGAGCGAGTGTTTACTCTACAGAGAATGGGACGTCGCATAGCAGCATTATGGCGTTGCTGAACCATCATGGCGACGTGTTTATGAGGTTCGCATTTGCCGTAACTGCTATACCAGCAATCGCATACGTCCATCACATTTCTCTTACATATCGAAGACTCTTTTGATACGTTCTCGTGTGCATTATTGGAATGTTTATACCATCCAAAGAAACATTTGCCCTCTTTGCTTTAGCATTATTAATCACTTTTTGACGCACATTTACATACTCATAGTTACGCACGATGATAACAGCGCGATTCGATATGATAAGAATTAATCAAATGTAAGGACAATGTGtactcttattttcttcgatgatttttgataattttctatgacgcaaatattgtttttatctctttGTGATATATAATTACCCAACTGTGTCtacgtttttcgatatcttttaaattctttataatatagttAGCATATAACATTGTTTGTgtcttatatgtatgtaaagcGCTGATTGGCAAAGTCTGCGAATGAGAGAAGGGTGGGAAATTCGAATAATTGCATTaccgagaaaaagataagcgTTACGAAATTTACTCAAATTATGATAGTAGTAAAGATGACGTGCCTAGATTACCTATTTTTCTGTCGTACAATCAAGTCAACATGTAGTTACGTCCTTTTTTCTGAGTCATCTAAAAAGTATACATACGCAAACGTTATGTGTCCGTATACTACGTACGAAGATAAAACTAAAACAATTACCTTAATGCTTCATTAATCACGATATTAATCatcgattagaaatattataaaactataaatttttattttcctattgtaagaataatatacaacttatatacatttcttttaatacacATATTGTTTTGTTAATGCTCTTAAAAATTTTGCTTTCCTTATATTTGCTGCTTCTCTCTGgatttcttcattattattagaattcaACTCTAACAGACCTATGATCTTAATCTGAAAATAATGCTGATCTGAAGATaatgatgaaaagaaaatgaaagtaatttttattatattgttaatacttaCAGCAAGTTGCTTTCTATGATGTTCACCACGTTTAGTATGTAAATGAATAAGATATTCCAATATTGTTGTATCCCAAATGCAATGATAATATGCATCCATTGCATCTGCTGTTGTACAACTTTTTTGATCGCTTCCTGCCATTTTAAATGCCAAAGAATAATCTACTTCTTCCAAAAATTGACATAATATAGCTGCTTGCGTATAACATTGCAAATGAGCACAACATTTAATCATTCTTCTATAAACAAGATCATCTATTTGTGCACGTGGTATAGGTTGACTGAAAAAATCGCTAGCAACCATTATTGCTTCTAGGTAATATTTCATTGCACTTTCATAATAACCTAAAACTATTggaacatttaattattagtatctgaataaagaaaaatatcttttttgcaTCATCTATTATTTGTATACTTACCAAAGTTAAGATCACCTGTTAATCTTAGCCAAGGAATATTAGTGGGGTGATATTTTAAGGCTTGCattaataattgaaacaaTAACTCTccaatatatctaatattataaaagttagtactgaaaattgtatatacattattaatacatatttataatgttaaatagaattaaggaatgtaatatttactttaatactCCTGCTGGCCAGAGAGTAAGATATTGTGTATGCAATTCTAAACTAGATTCATCGCGTAATACATTACGTAAACGTGCTAGGAGagaaataacaacagtaaGAACCATTGGTTCACGTAGTCTATTTAAGGTCCCTATTATACTAGCACTGGCATCTCTTGATGCACTTCCAGTAGTAGTACCACTATTACCACTACTGCTTCGTTTTTGTGGCTGGTCTCTAGGTGCTCCAAAAGCTGTCaaaacttatttattatgaagattatttatattttcataaaaaaaacaagtaaaataTAGTAATTTAAATTAGTTAATGACGAAATATTTACTCATATCCCATGCTTCTCTAGGAAATTTCCGTGTCCctttatatttaacaatatcttGACAAACACTACTAATAGCAGCTGCAAATTCTGTATAACTCCATCGTTTTTCTAAACTTGTAAGATAATCCCATTCGGccatatttaatagaaaaacagtacaatattcaattatttcttgtCTTGGAATAACTTGATCAGTTGCTTGCAATGAACCAAGACACTGTTTACTTCTTGCAActaaatttgatatattacctaaaatgaaacaattcgtgttattacagttaattCCATTGaggatttaaattatttttttcaatttatacttacatatgttTGTTGCTGGCCAAGCATGGAGACATCTCCATATATCAACAAGTAATGACTCCCAATTTATTAACttagataatttataaattaatgtatttCCACTCTGTGAATGCTGTTGTACTTCCTTCTCTAAAACAAGTAATAATTCAATAGCTCCTTCAAAGTCTTTAGATATTACTAATTCTCTGCTTTTAGCCAAAAGAACATATGAGTAGTCTTGAAGAAATCCTCGAGGAAGAGACATAACAACACTTTGTAATGGTATAGGTAATTCccaataattgtttatatgcCATAATGGCTTCATACGAAGTTTGCTATCCAAAAGTAGTAAAGTCTCATGAATTTCTTGACTATCATAAGATTGTATGAGTTTTTGTTCTAATTCAAATACTTCTATCCCTgtattatctataaattaaatttacattattttttatgaatatttataacatttgcCTATAAATTTATATGCTAAATATTTACATGCAGATCTCATAGGTGTAATGCCCCAgtcattatttaataataaatttggtAATTCCATTTCTTCAATAGAtgcctttttttctatttcatgtAATTCCCTTTCATTGAAAAGTGCTGTATAAGCAGGATCATTAAGTAATTTAGATGCCAATCCTTCTAAATTACTTGTATTTAcaagataaagtaaataacgagAGATGTATTTTTTGTCTACTAGAGTTGCTTTTTCCAGAACACTATCAAGAgcctataaaataattttgtaaaaaatataattaataactttgatttaaatatttatttttaaatattaattgtttaaaatcTTGCTTACCCAGAAAAGCACATCAAGTCCTTTAGTACCAGCTGATTGTATTTCAGAAACATAATCTCCAAGAATAACACTTTCATTGAGTATATTACGAACTAAATTCAAACattgaatttgtaataataaatcacgAGCTACTACAAGTTTTCTATTTACAGATCCTCCTTGAATATCTAATTCTAAATTATCCCTATAGACTTTTGGTATATCTCTTGAAATATTATCAGTTTGCAAAATTTGCAATATATTCtaaaatatgattttcatattatatcacAGAAACATTATATGattccaattattaataatgtatacaTACTACATATTGATCTTTGATAGAAGACTGTAACTGTTGCGATAGAGTAGACATAATACCATCTATAGGTACTTCACAAGCTAAACAACATCCATCTAAGAATTCCTTTTGTATCTTGCAATATATCAATGAATCTGAGGTatcaaatttgtaaaatatttcttttgcttGACCAACGTGGTTCTTTGCTTCTTGATATTCTTCtcttaataaatgaaatacagCCAAATCATAATGTATCTAAAAAATAGTTGAAAAGTAATATATCacatcataattttttaacaaattactTTTATGTTTATCTGAATATGATACCTGACATTTAACTTCTTCAATATTGATAGAATACATATTTTCccaattttgtttaatttctgTACTATCTTCGGTAAGCATTTGAAAAGTATCAAAAGAGAGTgctttcaattttaaatccGTTGATTGTAAGACTGCATTTAAAGTATTAACACTATTCGGTATATGtgtttctaattttctaataatctcATCCACCATACCTGATGGTACGTAAGTAGATTCCTGAATACCTGgtctaaataaagaaaaaaatgttcatataataacaataaatacactaatatatatttactaagatatactaatattatttgaaaattttaaagtctTACATATGAAGAAATTGCTGTTTAGATTGCTTATTATGCAGAGCTCTATAAATTATTGCTCTTATATGCCACCTGTGATATAAGACAATCGTGAACAGTGCTTGATCAGAAACATTATGTATAGAAAAATCAGGAATTGCAGGTATTTCAACAATAGCATCTGTTGTTATATAGAACAAATCTTGCAATAAAGTTACTTGTATTGGTAAAGGTAATTTCTTTTCCAATACATCTAAATTCCATTTTAAATGCGCAGCTACTTTCAAAGAAAGAATCTTTAATGCAAGATTTTTATGTGACCATTTTGTCATGCTagattttgtttcatttactTCTACATCTGTCGATTTTGTATCACTCTCCTTTTGATCagaattaattgttataaatttaattatcaaatcAGTAGATGATGGGTCTATGAGATATAGTAAAAAGAATTCGATTAATGAATgatcattaaatatttctatttctttagtttatatctaattaatcTATGTTTACCTGGATTGGGCTTTGATAAATGTTTCTGTAGTAAAGAcggatttaataaaaattcaaaccAAAGAATTGTATCTGGTGAAATAGGAACCGTTCCTGGTCTTAACAAATCTACATCCATATTtcttgtattaatattattaaaaacagaTTTGTACTGATATGAGTTACATTTACTGTAAAAACAAATACGCAGGTTAGATGCGTAGTTTAAGCCGCTCGGTATGTAGTATGCACATACGTTCCAAATAATCTCTCCATTTTTCGTTGTAAATtaactaaatatatttttttattgtcaattttatatatacataaatttttatattatatcaataatacaaagaatatatttcaaaacatTGTAAGAGTAGAACAAGCATATAATACTTCACTGATGCTTTCGAAGCAAATGACgtccttccttttcctcttctaacCTTATacaataaaacatatatatatatatatgtacgcacTATTTTAGTAAccttatacaatatatatatacatacacacactatTATGTAGTAATATGACAGTAATACtgattatcatataaatataataataatataaatttgtgtttataatgttaatgaaaACGTTTAAGATTTTGGAAATATGGAAtactattaatttattaataaaacatgCTTTTGATCATGATTATGAACTTTATAAAACTTATGATTGGTCCGTTTTACTATATGATTTTTGGCGATCAACGTAACGCTTGTTTAATCGATGAAACTTAACTTTATATTTCAAAGGTTAATACCTTCTTGAATGGTTTTCaatctttcaaataatttaagaaacagaaattgataattatgGTGAAATTAACatcaaaatttatcgaaaaaaagtaTGCTCAAGTTCGATCAAAATCTCTTAATAAGTCAAATAAAAAGCAAGAATTATGGAAATTAACGCACTTGTACATGAATGGAAtgtttatcaatgaaattgtaaattaatttttacaaaaattatgcGACCGttcaattttcatattaaacatataatcttattataggGTAATTTTGCGgtatgtaaaaatttaaaagtGATATATc
The genomic region above belongs to Vespa crabro chromosome 2, iyVesCrab1.2, whole genome shotgun sequence and contains:
- the LOC124421560 gene encoding integrator complex subunit 8 isoform X2, with amino-acid sequence MERLFGTKCNSYQYKSVFNNINTRNMDVDLLRPGTVPISPDTILWFEFLLNPSLLQKHLSKPNPDPSSTDLIIKFITINSDQKESDTKSTDVEVNETKSSMTKWSHKNLALKILSLKVAAHLKWNLDVLEKKLPLPIQVTLLQDLFYITTDAIVEIPAIPDFSIHNVSDQALFTIVLYHRWHIRAIIYRALHNKQSKQQFLHIPGIQESTYVPSGMVDEIIRKLETHIPNSVNTLNAVLQSTDLKLKALSFDTFQMLTEDSTEIKQNWENMYSINIEEVKCQIHYDLAVFHLLREEYQEAKNHVGQAKEIFYKFDTSDSLIYCKIQKEFLDGCCLACEVPIDGIMSTLSQQLQSSIKDQYVNILQILQTDNISRDIPKVYRDNLELDIQGGSVNRKLVVARDLLLQIQCLNLVRNILNESVILGDYVSEIQSAGTKGLDVLFWALDSVLEKATLVDKKYISRYLLYLVNTSNLEGLASKLLNDPAYTALFNERELHEIEKKASIEEMELPNLLLNNDWGITPMRSAYNTGIEVFELEQKLIQSYDSQEIHETLLLLDSKLRMKPLWHINNYWELPIPLQSVVMSLPRGFLQDYSYVLLAKSRELVISKDFEGAIELLLVLEKEVQQHSQSGNTLIYKLSKLINWESLLVDIWRCLHAWPATNICNISNLVARSKQCLGSLQATDQVIPRQEIIEYCTVFLLNMAEWDYLTSLEKRWSYTEFAAAISSVCQDIVKYKGTRKFPREAWDMILTAFGAPRDQPQKRSSSGNSGTTTGSASRDASASIIGTLNRLREPMVLTVVISLLARLRNVLRDESSLELHTQYLTLWPAGVLNTNFYNIRYIGELLFQLLMQALKYHPTNIPWLRLTGDLNFVLGYYESAMKYYLEAIMVASDFFSQPIPRAQIDDLVYRRMIKCCAHLQCYTQAAILCQFLEEVDYSLAFKMAGSDQKSCTTADAMDAYYHCIWDTTILEYLIHLHTKRGEHHRKQLAIKIIGLLELNSNNNEEIQREAANIRKAKFLRALTKQYVY
- the LOC124421560 gene encoding integrator complex subunit 8 isoform X1; amino-acid sequence: MDVDLLRPGTVPISPDTILWFEFLLNPSLLQKHLSKPNPDPSSTDLIIKFITINSDQKESDTKSTDVEVNETKSSMTKWSHKNLALKILSLKVAAHLKWNLDVLEKKLPLPIQVTLLQDLFYITTDAIVEIPAIPDFSIHNVSDQALFTIVLYHRWHIRAIIYRALHNKQSKQQFLHIPGIQESTYVPSGMVDEIIRKLETHIPNSVNTLNAVLQSTDLKLKALSFDTFQMLTEDSTEIKQNWENMYSINIEEVKCQIHYDLAVFHLLREEYQEAKNHVGQAKEIFYKFDTSDSLIYCKIQKEFLDGCCLACEVPIDGIMSTLSQQLQSSIKDQYVNILQILQTDNISRDIPKVYRDNLELDIQGGSVNRKLVVARDLLLQIQCLNLVRNILNESVILGDYVSEIQSAGTKGLDVLFWALDSVLEKATLVDKKYISRYLLYLVNTSNLEGLASKLLNDPAYTALFNERELHEIEKKASIEEMELPNLLLNNDWGITPMRSAYNTGIEVFELEQKLIQSYDSQEIHETLLLLDSKLRMKPLWHINNYWELPIPLQSVVMSLPRGFLQDYSYVLLAKSRELVISKDFEGAIELLLVLEKEVQQHSQSGNTLIYKLSKLINWESLLVDIWRCLHAWPATNICNISNLVARSKQCLGSLQATDQVIPRQEIIEYCTVFLLNMAEWDYLTSLEKRWSYTEFAAAISSVCQDIVKYKGTRKFPREAWDMTFGAPRDQPQKRSSSGNSGTTTGSASRDASASIIGTLNRLREPMVLTVVISLLARLRNVLRDESSLELHTQYLTLWPAGVLNTNFYNIRYIGELLFQLLMQALKYHPTNIPWLRLTGDLNFVLGYYESAMKYYLEAIMVASDFFSQPIPRAQIDDLVYRRMIKCCAHLQCYTQAAILCQFLEEVDYSLAFKMAGSDQKSCTTADAMDAYYHCIWDTTILEYLIHLHTKRGEHHRKQLAIKIIGLLELNSNNNEEIQREAANIRKAKFLRALTKQYVY
- the LOC124421561 gene encoding protein mothers against dpp, which translates into the protein MDDEEGSSSSGPMSSLNSLFSFTSPAVKKLLGWKQGDEEEKWAEKAVDSLVKKLKKRKGAIEELERALSCPGTPSKCVTIPRSLDGRLQVSHRKGLPHVIYCRVWRWPDLQSHHELKPLELCQYPFSAKQKEVCINPYHYKRVESPVLPPVLVPRHSEYAPGHSLLPFQQLAEPTMPHNVSYSSSGFNASSTTGVNPTSPMSSVGSVPSPGSTTSPNPQSPYGTNGLPETPPPAYSPPEDGSQPGQSPPPDPVAMDTGGPAEVAPVCYQEPLYWASIAYYELNCRVGEVFHCQSHSIIVDGFTNPSNNSDRFCLGQLSNVNRNSTIENTRRHIGKGVHLYYVGGEVYAECLSDSAIFVQSRNCNHHHGFHPSTVCKIPPGCSLKIFNNQEFAQLLSQSVNHGFEAVYELTKMCTIRMSFVKGWGAEYHRQDVTSTPCWIEAHLHGPLQWLDKVLTQMGSPHNAISSVS